The following proteins are co-located in the Lentibacillus sp. JNUCC-1 genome:
- a CDS encoding putative holin-like toxin has product MLMISFGMLIVLLMSEINKK; this is encoded by the coding sequence ATGCTGATGATTTCTTTCGGCATGTTAATTGTTTTGCTCATGTCTGAAATCAACAAAAAATAA
- the rlmH gene encoding 23S rRNA (pseudouridine(1915)-N(3))-methyltransferase RlmH, giving the protein MKIQIITVGKLKEKYLKQGIQEYMKRLSTYAKVEIIEVPDEKAPENLSDAEATTVKDKEGTRIMNHIQPDTYVITLEINGTMPTSEQLAKKFDTLATYGNSKIAFVIGGSLGLSEAVQSRSDYALSFSKMTFPHQLMRLVLLEQVYRAFRINRGEPYHK; this is encoded by the coding sequence ATGAAAATTCAAATCATCACCGTCGGAAAACTAAAGGAAAAGTATCTGAAACAAGGCATCCAGGAATACATGAAACGCCTCAGCACCTACGCCAAAGTCGAGATCATTGAAGTCCCTGATGAAAAAGCACCCGAGAACCTTTCAGATGCCGAAGCCACCACTGTCAAAGACAAAGAAGGTACCCGCATCATGAACCACATCCAGCCCGACACGTACGTCATTACCCTGGAGATCAACGGCACCATGCCCACATCCGAACAACTCGCCAAAAAATTCGACACCCTGGCCACATACGGCAACAGCAAAATCGCCTTCGTCATCGGAGGATCACTTGGACTGAGTGAAGCTGTTCAGAGCCGGAGTGACTACGCCTTGTCATTTTCCAAAATGACCTTCCCACACCAGTTGATGCGGTTGGTATTGCTGGAGCAGGTGTATCGGGCTTTTCGGATTAATAGGGGAGAACCTTATCATAAGTAA
- the xerA gene encoding site-specific tyrosine recombinase/integron integrase, whose protein sequence is MLLSEAWEKYQSDKRIEGYSPLTLKMYGYQYRLLKRYFDELQMEKFTTDNLKQYLFERGDHLQPSSLGHRIRFIKSLFKWAHEEGYILKNPASKLKEPKLGQRIPKFLSEHEIEHLRESCQTTMEKALFEFFYSTGCRIGEVVKLNKDDINFMGNSVIVHGKGDKEREVYFNIRCAIWLKRYLEERDDDESCLFVTERNPKRRMSIDTVRYIIKRISNRSGIKKAIHPHQLRHSYATHMVDNGAPLEVIQSLLGHEKSETTRIYAHLSGKLRHDFYSKYF, encoded by the coding sequence ATGCTACTATCAGAGGCATGGGAAAAGTATCAGTCTGATAAACGAATTGAAGGTTATTCCCCGCTTACGCTTAAAATGTATGGATATCAATATAGACTTTTAAAACGTTATTTCGATGAGCTTCAAATGGAAAAATTCACAACGGACAATTTAAAGCAATACCTTTTTGAACGTGGGGATCATTTGCAGCCGTCTAGTTTAGGTCATCGTATACGATTCATTAAATCTCTTTTTAAATGGGCACATGAAGAAGGCTACATTTTAAAGAATCCGGCTTCGAAGTTAAAGGAACCTAAGTTAGGGCAGCGTATTCCAAAGTTCCTTTCTGAACACGAAATTGAGCATTTGCGTGAGAGCTGTCAGACAACAATGGAAAAGGCTCTATTTGAATTTTTTTATTCGACTGGCTGCAGAATAGGAGAAGTTGTGAAGTTGAATAAAGATGATATTAACTTCATGGGAAACTCAGTAATTGTGCACGGGAAGGGTGATAAGGAAAGAGAAGTTTATTTTAACATACGCTGTGCGATTTGGCTGAAAAGGTACCTGGAAGAACGTGATGACGACGAATCCTGTTTATTTGTGACAGAGCGTAACCCTAAAAGGCGCATGAGCATAGACACCGTGAGATACATTATTAAGCGTATTTCAAACCGCTCTGGAATTAAAAAAGCGATTCACCCTCACCAACTGCGTCATAGTTATGCAACCCATATGGTGGACAACGGCGCGCCTCTAGAAGTGATTCAAAGCCTTCTTGGTCATGAAAAGAGTGAAACAACGAGGATCTATGCACATTTGAGTGGGAAATTAAGACATGATTTTTATAGTAAATACTTTTAA